In one Ferroacidibacillus organovorans genomic region, the following are encoded:
- a CDS encoding Mov34/MPN/PAD-1 family protein, with the protein MSDCFFHRIIFPGQSPLILGDDLVGEMLQYATERMPYESGGLIIGQRAEDGTQNASRFVALESAFLSETRYTARASLAVSAVFAAEQRGEQLIATVHSHPRGDGLPSMQDVQEAFGYTNFRHVIIHFTHGLAHPRYFSYQNSHNGFSYLEGRKDL; encoded by the coding sequence ATGAGCGATTGCTTTTTTCATCGCATCATTTTTCCCGGACAGTCCCCCCTTATTCTTGGGGATGACTTGGTTGGCGAGATGCTTCAGTACGCCACAGAGCGTATGCCTTACGAATCAGGGGGATTGATTATTGGCCAGCGCGCTGAAGATGGTACACAGAATGCGTCGCGCTTTGTTGCGCTAGAGAGTGCATTTCTCTCAGAGACGCGGTATACTGCGAGGGCGTCTCTCGCAGTGAGCGCGGTCTTTGCGGCGGAACAGCGTGGCGAGCAGCTGATAGCGACGGTTCACAGTCACCCGCGAGGCGATGGTTTGCCTTCTATGCAGGATGTTCAAGAGGCGTTTGGATACACAAATTTTCGCCACGTTATCATTCACTTCACACACGGCTTGGCTCATCCTCGTTATTTTTCCTACCAAAACAGCCACAACGGATTCTCCTATCTGGAAGGGCGCAAGGATTTATGA
- a CDS encoding type II secretion system F family protein produces MLFTDLRDLLEAGLDIQFSLHIMRESVSDPQLKSWIEFIHEGLLSGVTLSSRCDALGFPAIYIVMIQSGEVIGDLVEALELCSAYLIRRRVMRERFQKLTLYPAFLFLMTLTVMETMSLTVIPNLRRMSDALHIENSSSYVWYDFFGFFAIYLPISLGAVGILSVLIVWKRKWFFPRIVHFFLRKKTTRMFTQLVLSSPGLDMLTFLLRGGTDVLHALQVIGDLDSLNTGKWCRMISRDLEQGISFSESLKKIDRMPAHVAIIMAHAESTGLFAESFQRASDSVSRMLERHVERIAKWAEPILIFFLGGMVMVSTLMFLIPMLSLVRQMS; encoded by the coding sequence ATGCTTTTTACGGATCTCCGTGATTTGTTAGAAGCTGGGCTTGACATACAGTTCTCGCTCCATATCATGCGTGAGTCGGTGAGCGATCCGCAACTCAAATCGTGGATTGAATTCATTCATGAGGGATTGTTGTCAGGGGTTACACTATCGTCCCGATGCGATGCTTTAGGATTTCCGGCGATTTATATCGTGATGATTCAGTCTGGTGAAGTGATCGGCGATCTGGTTGAAGCGCTTGAATTGTGCAGTGCGTATTTGATTCGTCGACGCGTCATGCGGGAGCGATTCCAAAAATTGACGCTCTACCCCGCTTTTTTGTTTTTGATGACCTTAACGGTTATGGAAACGATGTCGTTAACAGTGATTCCGAATCTTAGAAGAATGTCAGACGCACTTCACATAGAGAACTCCTCGTCTTACGTTTGGTACGATTTTTTTGGATTTTTTGCGATTTATTTGCCAATAAGTCTGGGGGCTGTTGGCATTCTTAGTGTTCTCATTGTTTGGAAGAGAAAATGGTTTTTTCCGCGCATTGTCCACTTTTTCTTGCGAAAAAAAACCACGCGAATGTTCACGCAACTAGTACTTTCAAGTCCAGGTCTCGATATGCTGACATTTTTATTGCGTGGAGGAACGGATGTGTTACACGCTTTGCAAGTGATCGGTGATCTGGACTCGCTGAATACAGGGAAGTGGTGCAGAATGATTTCACGCGATCTTGAACAAGGTATCTCTTTTTCAGAGAGTCTAAAAAAGATTGATCGAATGCCCGCCCATGTTGCGATAATCATGGCGCATGCGGAGTCTACAGGATTGTTTGCAGAAAGTTTTCAACGTGCTTCTGACAGCGTTTCACGTATGCTGGAACGCCATGTGGAGCGTATTGCAAAATGGGCGGAGCCGATCTTGATATTTTTCTTGGGAGGAATGGTTATGGTGAGTACACTTATGTTTTTGATTCCCATGCTATCGCTTGTCAGACAGATGTCCTAA
- a CDS encoding GspE/PulE family protein, with translation MLVSDLTDEIIATGVFLNASDVHLDPMDDQWRLSYRVHGRMFRASEISDLEDSVSRVVLQRLKVLAKLTLGEQRKSQDGHWRTSTRHGLCDLRISTIPTIRGERMAIRLIPIDNPFLTLDDLGLMRMDLAVIRRMASCSSGLIIVCGRAGSGKSTTLHAILQDQQAKGRTVISIEDPVERLIDGYSQIEVDERNGFSFAEALRATLRQDPEVVMIGEIRDELTAETAVRAGLTGHLIGTSLHVEHPRGVMARLSDLHLPLSSLREVIRLIVHQELVSIPCGGCLGRGCQTCSQTGVTGRKALFRLLFGDELLSLFDRYGPHDPLEAQALRRREVHVDVAAEKIAESNPGKEYGDAFYGSP, from the coding sequence ATGCTCGTTTCTGATTTGACGGATGAAATCATTGCGACAGGTGTGTTTCTCAATGCGTCAGACGTTCACCTTGACCCGATGGATGACCAGTGGAGGCTGTCGTATCGCGTTCATGGACGAATGTTTCGCGCGTCAGAGATCAGCGACTTGGAGGATTCCGTTTCTCGCGTTGTTTTGCAGCGTCTGAAAGTGCTGGCGAAGCTAACGCTTGGAGAACAGCGCAAGTCACAGGATGGACATTGGCGGACCTCTACTCGTCACGGTCTGTGTGATCTCAGAATCTCCACGATACCAACGATACGTGGCGAGAGAATGGCGATCCGGCTGATTCCTATTGATAACCCGTTTCTTACGCTAGATGACCTCGGGCTGATGCGAATGGATTTGGCAGTCATTCGACGAATGGCGTCTTGTTCCAGCGGGTTGATCATTGTCTGTGGACGGGCGGGTAGCGGAAAGAGCACGACATTGCACGCAATTCTTCAGGACCAACAAGCAAAAGGGCGCACGGTGATTAGCATCGAAGATCCCGTTGAGCGGTTGATTGATGGTTACAGTCAAATTGAGGTGGATGAACGAAACGGGTTCTCGTTTGCTGAAGCGCTTCGGGCGACACTTCGGCAAGATCCAGAAGTCGTTATGATTGGTGAAATTCGTGATGAGCTGACGGCTGAGACCGCGGTGCGTGCGGGCTTGACTGGCCATCTGATCGGGACCTCGCTGCATGTCGAGCATCCGCGAGGTGTGATGGCGCGTCTGAGCGATCTTCATTTGCCGCTGAGTTCCCTGCGCGAAGTGATTCGCCTGATTGTGCACCAGGAACTGGTTTCGATACCTTGTGGCGGTTGTCTCGGCCGTGGATGCCAGACATGCTCGCAAACAGGAGTAACTGGACGCAAAGCGCTGTTTCGCCTCCTGTTCGGTGATGAACTATTGTCACTGTTTGATCGGTATGGGCCGCATGATCCATTGGAAGCGCAGGCCCTTCGCAGACGGGAGGTGCATGTGGATGTGGCTGCAGAAAAAATTGCAGAATCGAACCCGGGCAAGGAATATGGAGATGCTTTTTACGGATCTCCGTGA
- a CDS encoding competence type IV pilus major pilin ComGC gives MTSSNWRFHERERGFTLIEMVVALFIAAVIMAIALPNLQVAGQKAAETACEGNQRVIRAALTEYDLTYHTFPVEPTSALVIADLKNAGYLDSTPACPSGGNYIITISPNGTSATVSCSVHGQLGNQ, from the coding sequence ATGACAAGTTCCAACTGGCGCTTTCATGAACGCGAACGCGGGTTTACTCTGATCGAAATGGTTGTGGCGTTGTTTATTGCAGCCGTAATCATGGCTATAGCTCTACCGAATTTACAGGTAGCGGGCCAAAAGGCGGCAGAAACAGCGTGTGAGGGGAATCAACGCGTAATCCGCGCGGCCCTTACTGAGTACGATTTAACCTATCATACATTTCCAGTAGAACCCACATCAGCCCTTGTCATAGCAGATTTAAAAAACGCCGGATATTTAGATTCCACACCCGCTTGTCCAAGTGGAGGAAACTACATCATTACGATTTCCCCGAATGGAACATCAGCGACGGTTAGCTGTTCTGTTCATGGGCAACTCGGAAACCAGTGA
- a CDS encoding prepilin-type N-terminal cleavage/methylation domain-containing protein, translated as MAKRKITSHSASDKGFSLLEMTLTIAVISVALGFAMPDVLHTLQRANVWSTSAIVASDLRATQVRAEWSGRFQDLRFDPQGTQYYRYDSQIGAFDSAQFAPFVEFEQGYLHLQSPYIRYYSSGDVSESGTVYFQDAFGDLSGFTLYLGRGEIRER; from the coding sequence ATGGCTAAAAGGAAAATCACGTCGCATTCGGCGAGTGATAAAGGGTTTTCACTGCTGGAAATGACGCTCACAATCGCAGTAATTTCCGTCGCGCTCGGATTTGCGATGCCTGATGTGCTCCACACACTCCAGCGCGCAAACGTATGGAGCACGTCAGCGATTGTTGCGAGTGATCTGCGCGCTACACAAGTGCGTGCTGAATGGTCTGGCCGTTTTCAAGATCTTCGATTCGATCCTCAAGGTACACAGTACTATCGCTACGATTCGCAAATAGGTGCGTTTGATTCAGCTCAATTTGCGCCGTTTGTCGAGTTTGAACAGGGTTATCTTCACTTGCAGAGCCCCTACATTCGGTATTATTCATCGGGGGATGTGAGTGAGTCGGGTACTGTTTATTTTCAAGATGCCTTTGGCGATCTCAGTGGATTTACCCTTTATCTTGGCCGTGGTGAAATTCGCGAGCGATGA
- a CDS encoding NUDIX hydrolase: MAQDQIELTRDFVATAIIAKDGRAVLLFHKKLKRWLPPGGHIDHPELPDQAAIREAREETGLRIALICDYEPAGFDHALPRPAGIQLEDISPGHQHIDLIYLAYPIDDTTLVSNDESTALGWFTLEEMAAMDVTDEVRAWCKKAIDAERLLHGEAHS, encoded by the coding sequence ATGGCGCAAGATCAGATTGAACTCACGCGCGATTTTGTGGCGACTGCAATCATCGCAAAAGATGGGCGGGCTGTACTTCTATTTCACAAAAAGCTAAAGCGCTGGCTTCCTCCAGGGGGGCATATTGACCACCCCGAATTGCCTGATCAGGCAGCCATTCGCGAAGCGCGTGAAGAGACGGGGTTGCGCATCGCACTCATTTGTGACTACGAGCCTGCAGGCTTTGACCACGCGCTTCCTCGCCCTGCTGGAATTCAGTTAGAAGACATTTCACCGGGCCATCAACACATCGATCTCATCTACCTCGCTTATCCGATTGATGATACAACGCTTGTGTCAAATGATGAATCGACTGCGCTCGGGTGGTTTACACTTGAGGAGATGGCGGCCATGGACGTGACGGACGAGGTGCGGGCATGGTGCAAAAAAGCGATCGACGCAGAACGGTTACTGCACGGGGAGGCACATTCATGA